In Massilia forsythiae, one DNA window encodes the following:
- a CDS encoding SGNH/GDSL hydrolase family protein: MQFGNVYWDAALMRSDDRYPSILAIGDSWFWYPFPGGSLLNHLGPMVAPKEHVILAYGNNGAEAYDYVRGKYARPIDTALQLYGSSLSAVFISGGGNDFAGINDLRPLLLDDCSACATAAGCFRERAQAGSLGWLLDKIGASYIALIDRVTGATWHTGVVDAGGRTASATGATRIILHNYDYAPVTGAGLFGPGSSPWLLPAFLAAKVAPPLRDQCIVLLIDGFTAMLQRVAARYPGRVFVVDSREALQRGDWANELHPTPGGFAKIAARWQPVLRQQGLAP, encoded by the coding sequence ATGCAATTCGGTAACGTCTATTGGGATGCCGCCCTGATGCGCAGCGACGACCGCTATCCCTCGATCCTGGCGATCGGCGATTCCTGGTTCTGGTACCCATTCCCCGGCGGTTCGCTGCTGAATCACCTGGGGCCGATGGTGGCCCCGAAGGAGCATGTGATCCTGGCCTATGGCAACAACGGTGCCGAAGCCTACGACTACGTGCGCGGCAAGTACGCGCGCCCGATCGATACGGCGCTGCAGCTGTACGGCAGTTCGCTGTCGGCCGTGTTCATCAGCGGCGGCGGCAACGATTTCGCCGGCATCAACGACTTGCGGCCGCTCCTGCTGGATGACTGCTCGGCCTGCGCCACGGCCGCGGGGTGCTTCCGCGAACGCGCGCAGGCGGGCAGCCTGGGCTGGCTGCTCGACAAGATCGGCGCCAGTTACATCGCGCTGATCGACCGGGTCACCGGCGCGACCTGGCATACCGGCGTGGTGGATGCCGGCGGCCGTACCGCCAGCGCCACCGGCGCCACCAGGATCATCCTGCACAACTACGACTACGCGCCGGTGACGGGCGCGGGGCTGTTCGGGCCGGGCAGCTCGCCCTGGCTGCTACCCGCCTTCTTGGCCGCCAAGGTGGCGCCGCCGCTGCGCGACCAGTGCATCGTGTTGCTGATCGACGGGTTCACGGCGATGCTGCAGAGGGTCGCGGCGCGCTATCCGGGCCGCGTGTTCGTGGTCGACAGCCGCGAAGCCCTGCAGCGCGGCGACTGGGCCAACGAATTGCATCCGACGCCGGGCGGTTTCGCCAAGATCGCGGCGCGCTGGCAACCGGTGTTGCGCCAGCAGGGGTTGGCGCCCTGA
- a CDS encoding Hcp family type VI secretion system effector yields the protein MATDYYLQLDGIKGESADPRHAGWIECTSVGWSIQRTRRVPAPAAANGHAAERAADRAERTERAELSEIAIDKLIDVSSPMLAELCACGKTIPRARLEMLRAGGNGEATKYYEVELENVLSHTSHPASMAATFRSNISP from the coding sequence ATGGCTACGGACTACTACCTGCAGCTGGATGGCATCAAGGGCGAATCGGCGGACCCGCGCCACGCCGGCTGGATCGAGTGCACGTCGGTCGGCTGGTCGATCCAGCGCACCAGGCGCGTGCCGGCGCCGGCCGCTGCCAACGGCCATGCCGCCGAGCGCGCCGCCGATCGTGCCGAACGGACCGAACGCGCCGAACTGAGCGAGATCGCCATCGACAAGCTGATCGACGTGTCCTCGCCGATGCTGGCGGAGCTGTGCGCCTGCGGCAAGACGATTCCGCGCGCCAGGCTGGAAATGCTGCGCGCCGGCGGCAATGGGGAAGCCACCAAATACTATGAAGTGGAACTGGAAAACGTGCTATCACACACATCGCACCCAGCTTCCATGGCGGCGACATTCCGATCGAACATCTCGCCCTGA
- a CDS encoding response regulator: MAKTIMVVDDSLSIRQVVGIALRQAGYEVIEGCDGKDALAKLTGQKVNLIISDVNMPNMDGIAFLRELKTRPAYKFTPVLMLTTESQEEKKEQGKAAGARAWMVKPFKPEALLAAVQKLTLA, translated from the coding sequence ATGGCAAAAACCATCATGGTGGTGGACGACTCGCTGTCGATCCGCCAGGTCGTCGGCATCGCCCTGCGCCAGGCCGGCTACGAGGTCATCGAAGGCTGCGACGGCAAGGACGCGCTGGCCAAGCTGACCGGGCAGAAGGTCAACCTGATCATCAGCGACGTCAACATGCCCAACATGGACGGCATCGCCTTCCTGCGCGAGCTGAAGACCCGTCCCGCCTACAAGTTCACGCCGGTGCTGATGCTGACCACCGAGTCGCAGGAAGAAAAGAAGGAGCAAGGCAAGGCCGCCGGCGCGCGCGCCTGGATGGTCAAGCCGTTCAAGCCGGAAGCGCTGCTGGCCGCGGTCCAGAAGCTGACGCTGGCGTGA
- a CDS encoding STAS domain-containing protein — protein sequence MNLQANAPAPAPLAIAGEMTIYRAAELKPLLLDAVRTHPAPALDLSAVTEFDSAGLQLLLMARREAARLGKRLAVPAAGAAVRDVLALLGLTLEGELP from the coding sequence ATGAACCTGCAAGCGAACGCACCCGCCCCCGCGCCGCTGGCGATCGCCGGCGAGATGACGATCTACCGCGCGGCGGAACTGAAGCCGCTGCTGCTGGACGCGGTGCGCACGCATCCGGCGCCGGCCCTCGACCTGTCCGCCGTCACCGAATTCGACAGCGCCGGCCTGCAGCTGCTGCTGATGGCGCGGCGCGAAGCGGCGCGGCTGGGCAAGCGGCTGGCCGTGCCCGCCGCCGGCGCCGCCGTGCGCGACGTGCTGGCCCTGCTCGGCTTGACGCTCGAGGGCGAGCTGCCATGA
- a CDS encoding methyl-accepting chemotaxis protein, whose product MHRPCLQRHPAATRYSDMPTERRVMRQRPLNAYFPLMLAVAAACAIVPLAAWQWHGWLFAALLLAAAAGMLFQAPAAAPARNADLDAYLASRRRFGEQVAQVWGAHIDASRMQTASAVEALAERFGGIVMRLEQALAASGAHRVGKDGPGEDGADADLAGVFAASETELRSLLDMLAAAAATKQQMVGRIEGLQQVTAQLQKMAADVASIAWQTNLLALNAAIEAARAGEAGRGFAVVANEVRMLSNRSADAGKHIAEQVGQISAAIDATCRAAGESMREETRAAQASERTIGHVLASLRQVTEAQARSSELLRRESAGIQAEVGQSLVQLQFQDRVSQILSHVRQNVERLPSYLDEHAARCAGGLAPLEAQALLAELESTYAMAEERTLHVRKSAAAGSPAAAPAEELTFF is encoded by the coding sequence ATGCACCGGCCTTGCCTGCAAAGGCATCCAGCCGCTACCCGATATTCCGACATGCCTACCGAGCGACGCGTGATGCGCCAACGCCCCCTGAACGCTTATTTCCCCCTGATGCTGGCCGTGGCCGCGGCCTGCGCCATCGTGCCGCTGGCCGCCTGGCAATGGCATGGCTGGCTGTTCGCCGCCCTGCTGCTGGCCGCCGCCGCCGGCATGCTTTTCCAGGCGCCGGCCGCGGCGCCGGCCCGAAACGCGGACCTGGACGCCTACCTCGCCAGCCGCCGCCGCTTCGGCGAACAGGTGGCGCAGGTATGGGGCGCGCACATCGACGCCTCGCGCATGCAGACCGCGTCGGCGGTGGAGGCGCTGGCCGAACGCTTCGGCGGCATCGTCATGCGGCTGGAACAGGCGCTGGCCGCCTCGGGCGCACATCGCGTCGGGAAGGACGGCCCCGGCGAGGACGGTGCGGACGCGGACCTGGCCGGCGTGTTCGCCGCCAGCGAAACCGAATTGCGCTCGCTGCTGGACATGCTCGCCGCTGCGGCCGCCACCAAGCAGCAGATGGTGGGGCGCATCGAAGGATTGCAGCAGGTCACGGCGCAATTGCAGAAGATGGCGGCCGACGTGGCCAGCATCGCCTGGCAGACCAACCTGCTGGCGCTGAACGCGGCGATCGAGGCGGCGCGCGCCGGCGAGGCCGGACGCGGCTTCGCCGTGGTCGCCAACGAGGTGCGCATGCTGTCCAACCGCTCGGCCGACGCCGGCAAGCACATCGCCGAGCAGGTCGGCCAGATCAGCGCGGCGATCGACGCCACCTGCCGTGCGGCCGGCGAATCGATGCGCGAGGAGACGCGCGCGGCGCAGGCGTCGGAACGGACCATCGGCCACGTGCTGGCGTCGCTGCGCCAGGTGACCGAGGCGCAGGCGCGTTCGTCCGAGCTGCTGCGCCGCGAAAGCGCCGGCATCCAGGCCGAGGTCGGGCAGTCGCTGGTGCAGCTGCAGTTCCAGGACCGCGTCAGCCAGATCCTGTCGCACGTGCGCCAGAACGTCGAGCGCCTGCCCTCCTACCTCGACGAACACGCCGCGCGCTGCGCCGGCGGCCTGGCGCCGCTGGAGGCGCAGGCGCTGCTGGCCGAGCTGGAAAGCACCTACGCGATGGCCGAGGAACGCACGCTGCACGTGCGCAAGTCCGCCGCGGCCGGCAGCCCGGCCGCGGCGCCGGCCGAAGAACTCACCTTTTTCTAG
- a CDS encoding chemotaxis protein CheW, which produces MTTASQAPAPATAPEAAATAQYLTFALGGEAFGIGIMAVKEIIEFGNVTEVPMMPPSIRGVINLRGAVVPVLDLAARFGRAPAVPGRRTCIVIVELAAPDGPQVTGVIVDAVSAVLDIPAAEIEPAPAFGTRIHGDYIAGMGKVNGGFVILLDVAQVLVLDDAPEPAAPAALAA; this is translated from the coding sequence ATGACGACAGCATCGCAAGCGCCCGCGCCCGCGACCGCGCCCGAAGCGGCAGCAACGGCGCAATACCTGACCTTCGCGCTCGGCGGCGAAGCCTTCGGCATCGGCATCATGGCGGTCAAGGAAATCATCGAGTTCGGCAACGTCACCGAGGTGCCGATGATGCCGCCGTCGATCCGCGGCGTGATCAACCTGCGCGGCGCGGTGGTGCCGGTGCTGGACCTGGCGGCGCGCTTCGGCCGCGCGCCGGCCGTGCCGGGCCGGCGCACCTGCATCGTCATCGTCGAACTGGCCGCGCCGGACGGGCCGCAGGTGACCGGCGTGATCGTCGACGCGGTCAGCGCGGTGCTCGACATTCCCGCCGCCGAGATCGAGCCGGCGCCGGCCTTCGGCACGCGCATCCATGGCGACTACATCGCCGGCATGGGCAAGGTCAATGGCGGCTTCGTCATCCTGCTCGACGTGGCGCAGGTGCTGGTGCTGGACGACGCGCCCGAGCCGGCGGCGCCGGCGGCGCTGGCGGCCTGA
- a CDS encoding chemotaxis protein CheA, with protein sequence MNIDQLMHTFIAESRELLEQMESALLAAGHDGADAIDAIFRAAHTIKGSAGMFGLDPVVDFTHVAESVLDKVRAGALPFGDDLVSLLLACRDHIGALVDAVEAGTLDADAGLLAAGAPLLAALHGHLGGAPAAAAAPPATPSSAPAPAPANEHEQWHISLRFGPDVLRNGMDPLSFIRYLGQLGQVTGIATLADGLPEADEFDPESCYLGFEIGLSSSTDKATIDDVFDFVRDDCQIRILAPHSRAAEYIAWLDEVPEQRERLGEMLVRCGSVTAHELEQALAAQSAASSGGGEFVPIGAILVDQGAVRAPVVEAALAKQRQAPEPRPQQEARTVRVDADKLDRLINLVGELIIAGAGVDLVARRTDVPELLERTATLSGLVEEVRDSALQLRMVKIGATFKRFERVVHDVARELRKDIRLALSGEDAELDKTLVEKIGDPLTHLVRNAMDHGIESAELRAARGKPAQGTVALNAYHDSGSIVIEVADDGGGLNRARILAKAVERGLVEPGRALSDKEIFNLIFEPGFSTAEQVTSLSGRGVGMDVVKRNIVALRGSVDIASTEGAGTTVSVRLPLTLAIINGFQVGVGKSVFVIPMDVVEECIEFHAVPGRDYVDLRGRPLPFVRLRERFGIEGALARRQSIVVVRYGGRRAGLVVDALLGEFQTVIKPLGKVFAGARFLCGSSILGNGGVALILDVAALFAGVEHDNHDLISHRAASAARSIPCSAI encoded by the coding sequence ATGAACATCGACCAGTTGATGCACACCTTCATCGCCGAGAGCCGCGAGCTGCTCGAGCAGATGGAAAGCGCGCTGCTGGCGGCCGGGCACGACGGCGCCGACGCCATCGACGCCATCTTCCGCGCCGCCCACACGATCAAGGGCTCGGCCGGCATGTTCGGGCTGGACCCGGTGGTCGACTTCACCCACGTGGCGGAAAGCGTGCTGGACAAGGTGCGCGCTGGCGCCCTGCCGTTCGGCGACGACCTGGTCAGCCTGCTGCTGGCCTGCCGCGACCACATCGGCGCGCTGGTCGACGCGGTCGAGGCGGGCACGCTCGATGCCGACGCCGGCCTGCTGGCCGCCGGCGCGCCGCTGCTGGCGGCGCTGCACGGCCATCTCGGCGGCGCCCCGGCCGCGGCCGCGGCCCCACCCGCCACGCCGTCGTCCGCGCCCGCACCTGCGCCGGCAAACGAGCACGAGCAGTGGCACATCTCGCTGCGCTTCGGCCCGGACGTGCTGCGCAACGGCATGGACCCCTTGTCCTTCATCCGCTACCTGGGCCAGCTCGGCCAGGTCACCGGCATCGCCACGCTGGCCGACGGCCTGCCCGAGGCCGACGAGTTCGACCCGGAATCCTGCTACCTCGGCTTCGAGATCGGCCTGTCGAGCAGCACGGACAAAGCCACCATCGACGACGTGTTCGACTTCGTGCGCGACGATTGCCAGATCCGCATCCTGGCGCCGCACAGCCGCGCCGCCGAATACATCGCCTGGCTGGACGAGGTGCCCGAGCAGCGCGAGCGCCTGGGCGAGATGCTGGTCCGCTGCGGCAGCGTCACCGCGCACGAACTGGAACAGGCGCTGGCGGCGCAATCGGCGGCCAGCAGCGGCGGCGGCGAATTCGTGCCGATCGGCGCCATCCTGGTCGACCAGGGCGCGGTGCGCGCGCCGGTGGTGGAAGCGGCGCTGGCCAAGCAGCGCCAGGCGCCGGAACCACGCCCGCAGCAGGAGGCGCGCACCGTGCGCGTCGACGCCGACAAGCTGGACCGCCTGATCAACCTGGTGGGCGAACTGATCATCGCCGGCGCCGGCGTCGACCTGGTGGCGCGCCGCACCGACGTTCCCGAGCTGCTGGAACGCACCGCTACCCTGTCCGGCCTGGTCGAGGAAGTGCGCGACAGCGCGCTGCAGCTGCGCATGGTCAAGATCGGCGCCACCTTCAAGCGCTTCGAGCGCGTGGTGCACGACGTGGCGCGCGAACTGCGCAAGGACATCCGCCTGGCCCTGAGCGGCGAGGACGCCGAGCTGGACAAGACGCTGGTGGAAAAGATCGGCGACCCGCTGACCCACCTGGTGCGCAACGCCATGGACCACGGCATCGAGAGCGCCGAGCTGCGCGCCGCGCGCGGCAAGCCGGCGCAGGGCACGGTGGCGCTGAACGCCTACCACGACTCGGGCAGCATCGTGATCGAGGTGGCCGACGACGGCGGCGGTTTGAACCGCGCGCGCATCCTGGCCAAGGCGGTCGAGCGCGGCCTGGTGGAGCCGGGACGCGCCTTGTCCGACAAGGAAATCTTCAACCTGATCTTCGAGCCCGGCTTCTCGACCGCCGAGCAGGTGACCAGCCTGTCCGGGCGCGGCGTCGGCATGGACGTGGTCAAGCGCAACATCGTGGCGCTGCGCGGCAGCGTCGACATCGCCAGCACCGAAGGCGCCGGCACCACGGTCAGCGTGCGCCTGCCGCTGACGCTGGCAATCATCAACGGCTTCCAGGTCGGCGTCGGCAAGTCGGTGTTCGTGATCCCGATGGACGTGGTCGAGGAATGCATCGAATTCCACGCCGTGCCGGGACGCGACTACGTCGACCTGCGCGGCCGGCCGCTGCCCTTCGTGCGCCTGCGTGAACGCTTCGGCATCGAGGGCGCGCTGGCGCGGCGCCAGAGCATCGTGGTGGTGCGCTACGGCGGCCGCCGCGCCGGCCTGGTGGTGGACGCCCTGCTGGGCGAGTTCCAGACCGTGATCAAGCCGCTCGGCAAGGTGTTCGCCGGTGCGCGCTTCCTATGCGGTTCCTCGATCCTGGGCAACGGCGGCGTCGCCCTGATCCTCGACGTGGCGGCGCTGTTCGCCGGCGTCGAACACGACAACCATGATTTGATTTCCCATCGCGCGGCAAGCGCCGCAAGGAGTATCCCGTGTTCCGCAATCTGA
- a CDS encoding HAMP domain-containing methyl-accepting chemotaxis protein: MFRNLKVSVRLALGFGVVGLLLVAVILLAVRSLASVSANVDELVKDKYPKVAASYDLIGDIQEIAIAMRSIVMTDDADVTRRELASIESSRKDILVDLDKLKKLVSSSTGREYFDAVLEQRQKYIGTQEEFVNLVNAGRRAEARDLVLNRMAPLQAAYIKAIDNMIQHQAGSMEESGKQAAAEYVGARDRMLMLGALAVLMGIGMAVWITLSLTRTLGGEPAYAAAVLRRIADGDLSSDVVVRQGDHGSMLFAVGQMVTKLRQVIAGQRTVVEAANRGNFDARVDTAGMQGFQKEMGDGLNQLVTTTGASVDDVVRVMSALAEGDLGKRIDKDYQGAFAKLKDYSNATMDKLSVVVGEVNGSAQSLASASEQVSATAESLSQAASEQAAGVEQTSASLEEITASIAQNTENARVTDGMAAQAAREAVEGGEAVKATVAAMQRIARQIGIIDDIAYQTNLLALNAAIEAARAGEHGKGFAVVAAEVRKLAERSQVAAQEIGEVATSSVELAERAGALLDRMVPNIRKTSDLVQEITAASEEQSTGVTQINAAVGQMSQTTQQNASSSEELAATADEMSSQAEQLQQAMGFFRVGGDAAGAQAPRSRLAMVARPAPVRPARRGNALRLADSPARHGEPDEANFTHF; the protein is encoded by the coding sequence GTGTTCCGCAATCTGAAAGTAAGTGTCCGCCTGGCCCTGGGATTCGGCGTCGTCGGCCTGTTGCTGGTGGCCGTCATCCTGCTGGCCGTGCGCAGCCTGGCCAGCGTCAGCGCCAACGTCGACGAACTGGTGAAAGACAAGTATCCGAAGGTCGCCGCCAGCTACGACCTGATCGGCGACATCCAGGAAATCGCCATCGCCATGCGCAGCATCGTGATGACCGACGACGCCGACGTGACCCGGCGCGAGCTGGCCAGCATCGAGTCCTCGCGCAAGGACATCCTGGTCGACCTCGACAAGCTGAAGAAACTGGTCAGTTCGAGCACCGGCAGGGAATACTTCGACGCCGTGCTGGAGCAGCGCCAGAAGTACATCGGCACCCAGGAGGAATTCGTCAACCTGGTCAACGCCGGCCGCCGCGCCGAGGCGCGCGACCTGGTGCTGAACCGCATGGCGCCGCTGCAGGCCGCCTACATCAAGGCGATCGACAACATGATCCAGCACCAGGCCGGGTCGATGGAGGAATCCGGCAAGCAGGCCGCCGCCGAATACGTAGGCGCGCGCGACCGCATGCTGATGCTCGGTGCGCTGGCCGTGCTGATGGGGATCGGCATGGCCGTGTGGATCACGCTGAGCCTGACCCGCACGCTGGGCGGCGAGCCGGCCTACGCCGCCGCCGTCCTCAGGCGCATCGCCGACGGCGACCTGTCGAGCGACGTGGTGGTGCGCCAGGGCGACCATGGCAGCATGCTGTTCGCCGTCGGCCAGATGGTCACCAAGCTGCGCCAGGTGATCGCCGGCCAGCGCACGGTGGTGGAAGCGGCCAACCGCGGCAACTTCGACGCCCGCGTCGACACCGCCGGCATGCAGGGCTTCCAGAAGGAGATGGGCGACGGCCTGAACCAGCTGGTGACCACCACCGGCGCCAGCGTCGACGACGTGGTGCGCGTGATGTCGGCTCTGGCCGAGGGCGACCTGGGCAAGCGCATCGACAAGGACTACCAGGGCGCCTTCGCCAAGCTGAAGGACTACTCGAACGCCACCATGGACAAGCTGTCCGTCGTGGTCGGCGAAGTCAATGGCAGCGCGCAATCGCTGGCGTCGGCGTCGGAACAGGTCAGCGCCACTGCCGAGTCGCTGTCGCAGGCGGCCTCCGAGCAGGCCGCCGGGGTCGAGCAGACCAGCGCCTCGCTGGAAGAGATCACCGCCTCGATCGCGCAGAACACGGAAAACGCGCGCGTCACCGACGGCATGGCGGCGCAGGCGGCGCGCGAGGCGGTCGAGGGCGGCGAAGCGGTCAAGGCGACCGTCGCCGCGATGCAGCGCATCGCACGCCAGATCGGGATCATCGACGACATCGCCTACCAGACCAACCTGCTGGCCCTGAACGCCGCCATCGAGGCGGCGCGCGCCGGCGAGCACGGCAAGGGCTTCGCGGTGGTGGCGGCCGAGGTGCGCAAGCTGGCCGAGCGCAGCCAGGTGGCGGCGCAGGAGATCGGCGAAGTGGCCACCAGCAGCGTGGAACTGGCCGAGCGCGCCGGCGCCCTGCTCGACCGCATGGTGCCGAACATCCGCAAGACCTCGGACCTGGTGCAGGAAATCACGGCGGCCTCGGAAGAGCAGTCCACCGGCGTCACCCAGATCAACGCCGCGGTCGGCCAGATGAGCCAGACCACCCAGCAGAACGCTTCCAGTTCGGAAGAGCTGGCGGCCACCGCCGACGAGATGAGCAGCCAGGCCGAGCAGCTGCAGCAGGCGATGGGCTTCTTCCGCGTGGGCGGCGATGCGGCGGGCGCGCAGGCGCCGCGCAGCAGGCTGGCGATGGTGGCGCGGCCGGCCCCGGTGCGCCCGGCGCGGCGCGGCAATGCGCTGCGCCTGGCCGACAGCCCGGCGCGCCACGGCGAGCCGGACGAAGCCAACTTCACCCATTTCTGA
- a CDS encoding PEP-CTERM sorting domain-containing protein, producing MHVPFNPKRWSWRAACAALVVAAAPAVSAAPIEILFVGNSYTFGRVDPVMRYNAANVHDLTAGFYAANATGANPWEPHPWGGIAGIFKQFTVEKGLDYDVSISARNAASLRGQFLNTANSAWDLRGNVASQKWDVVVLQEQSDATLPVGSGKNANPAQFRAYADKLEQFIHSGKAQTYTETALYGSLAACMATGSSAATCNTVRTIPQNVNANPDAKVYLTETWARPDMVYAHLVTTADTTSPTGSPVPDGTNTQATLYYQSLAAMTSDLHASIYGEAAANGHFAGVIGAGDAFQLAFDQGLVKTGGFYDANGVFVPNQAGDAMNLWWDDYLHASKYGSYLDALVQFGTITGLDPLSLGANEIAARDLGISQADALTLQRIAAQQLGMVPEPASAAMVLLGLALIGGTRLRTRRK from the coding sequence ATGCATGTTCCTTTCAACCCCAAGCGCTGGTCCTGGCGCGCCGCCTGTGCCGCGCTCGTGGTCGCGGCGGCCCCGGCCGTCAGCGCCGCCCCCATCGAAATCCTGTTCGTCGGCAACAGCTACACCTTCGGCCGGGTCGACCCGGTGATGCGCTACAACGCCGCCAACGTGCACGACCTGACCGCCGGTTTCTACGCCGCCAACGCGACCGGCGCCAACCCCTGGGAACCGCACCCGTGGGGCGGCATCGCCGGTATCTTCAAGCAATTTACTGTCGAAAAAGGTCTCGATTACGATGTCTCGATCTCGGCGCGCAACGCGGCGTCGCTGCGCGGCCAGTTCCTAAACACCGCGAACAGCGCCTGGGACTTGCGCGGCAATGTCGCCTCGCAGAAATGGGACGTCGTGGTGCTGCAGGAGCAGAGCGATGCCACCCTGCCGGTCGGTTCGGGCAAGAACGCCAATCCGGCCCAGTTCCGCGCCTATGCGGACAAGCTCGAGCAATTCATCCACTCGGGCAAGGCGCAGACCTATACCGAAACCGCGCTGTACGGCAGCCTGGCCGCCTGCATGGCCACCGGCTCGTCGGCCGCGACCTGCAACACCGTGCGCACCATCCCGCAGAACGTCAATGCCAATCCGGACGCCAAGGTCTACCTGACCGAAACCTGGGCGCGCCCGGACATGGTGTATGCCCACCTGGTGACGACGGCGGACACCACCAGCCCCACCGGCAGCCCGGTCCCGGACGGCACCAACACCCAGGCGACGCTGTACTACCAATCCCTGGCCGCCATGACGTCCGACCTGCACGCGTCGATCTATGGCGAAGCCGCCGCCAACGGCCACTTCGCGGGCGTGATCGGCGCCGGCGACGCGTTCCAGCTCGCCTTCGACCAGGGCTTGGTCAAGACCGGCGGCTTCTACGACGCCAACGGCGTGTTCGTGCCGAACCAGGCGGGCGACGCCATGAATCTGTGGTGGGACGACTACCTGCACGCCAGCAAGTACGGCTCCTACCTGGATGCGCTGGTGCAGTTCGGCACCATCACCGGCCTCGATCCGCTGTCGCTCGGCGCCAACGAAATCGCCGCGCGCGACCTGGGCATCTCGCAAGCCGATGCCCTGACGCTGCAGCGCATCGCCGCGCAGCAACTGGGCATGGTCCCGGAACCGGCCTCGGCGGCGATGGTGCTGCTGGGACTGGCGCTGATCGGCGGCACGCGCTTGCGCACGCGCAGGAAGTAA
- a CDS encoding DoxX family protein codes for MALDGLKRAWRTRRAGNGQVAGLAFVFLWFFIGGIAHFAATGTEARIVPPYIPWPVAAVLVSGVFELLGAVGILVPATRRAAGIGLILLTLAVTPAHIYMLQRHDLFPFPLWVLWLRLPIQAALLWLIWWSTWRLHPRRHERLAHA; via the coding sequence ATGGCACTGGATGGATTGAAACGCGCGTGGCGCACGCGCCGGGCCGGCAATGGACAGGTGGCGGGACTCGCCTTCGTCTTCCTCTGGTTCTTCATCGGCGGCATCGCCCACTTCGCCGCCACCGGCACCGAGGCGCGCATCGTGCCGCCCTACATCCCGTGGCCGGTCGCCGCCGTCCTGGTCAGCGGCGTGTTCGAGCTGCTCGGCGCGGTGGGCATCCTGGTGCCCGCGACCCGCCGCGCCGCCGGCATCGGCCTGATCCTGCTGACGCTGGCCGTGACGCCGGCGCACATCTACATGCTGCAGCGGCACGACCTGTTTCCGTTTCCGTTGTGGGTGCTGTGGCTGCGGCTGCCGATCCAGGCGGCCTTGCTGTGGCTGATCTGGTGGAGCACATGGCGCCTGCACCCACGCCGCCACGAACGGCTCGCGCATGCATGA